In Vitis riparia cultivar Riparia Gloire de Montpellier isolate 1030 chromosome 19, EGFV_Vit.rip_1.0, whole genome shotgun sequence, the following proteins share a genomic window:
- the LOC117909390 gene encoding protein EPIDERMAL PATTERNING FACTOR 1, giving the protein MAIKTSICIAAVLVIDLLLVLPVPAKRIVLLRSNDDPEDSMVMKLNSINGEMARKMRLLMRRADTLEVAGSSLPDCSHACGSCSPCRLVMVSFVCASLAEAETCPMSYKCMCNSKSYPVP; this is encoded by the exons ATGGCCATTAAGACTTCCATCTGCATTGCAGCGGTCCTTGTCATTGATCTCCTTCTAGTTCTCCCCGTGCCCGCCAAGCGCATCGTTCTCCTTAGGTCAA ATGATGACCCTGAAGATAGTATGGTGATGAAACTCAATTCCATTAACGGGGAGATGGCCAGAAAAATGAGGCTGCTGATGAGGAGGGCTGATACGCTTGAAGTCGCAGGCTCAAGCTTGCCTGATTGCTCTCATGCTTGTGGGTCGTGCTCTCCTTGCCGATTAGTCATGGTCAGCTTTGTCTGTGCCTCGTTGGCTGAAGCGGAGACATGCCCTATGTCCTATAAATGTATGTGTAATAGCAAATCCTATCCTGTTCCATGA
- the LOC117908383 gene encoding TIR domain-containing protein-like — translation MHRASGMMLQRRIMSRRQSCDVFINHRGIDTKRTVATLLYDHLTMLNMRPFLDNKTMKPGDKLFDKIDSAIRGCKIGVAVFSPHYCESYFCLHELALFMESNKKVIPIFCDVKPSQLRVVDNGSCSQNELQRFNRALEEAKYTVGLSFDSLKGNWSEVVTSASDIVIKSLMELENERKVRQ, via the exons ATGCATCGTGCCTCAGGAATGATGTTGCAGCGCCGAATTATGAGCAGGCGGCAGTCGTGCGACGTCTTCATTAACCACCGAGGCATCGACACCAAGAGAACAGTGGCGACCTTGCTCTATGACCACCTCACAATGCTCAACATGAGGCCTTTCCTGGACAACAAGACGATGAAGCCGGGGGACAAGCTGTTTGATAAAATCGACAGTGCGATTCGGGGTTGTAAGATCGGCGTGGCCGTCTTTTCCCCGCATTATTGCGAGTCATACTTCTGCCTCCATGAACTGGCTCTGTTCATGGAGTCCAACAAGAAGGTTATCCCCATCTTCTGCGATGTCAAGCCCTCCCAGCTTCGGGTGGTCGACAATGGAAGTTGCTCCCAGAATGAGTTGCAGAGGTTTAACCGAGCTCTGGAAGAAGCCAAGTACACCGTGGGGCTATCCTTCGACTCCTTAAAAGG GAACTGGTCTGAGGTGGTGACAAGCGCTTCCGACATAGTGATCAAGAGCTTGATGGAGCTTGAAAATGAGCGGAAGGTACGCCAGTGA